The Alistipes sp. ZOR0009 genomic interval GGGAGGAGGAATTCTACTATACCCATTAAAAAGATGATCGTTAATACCTAGTGCTCCTGCAGGTGCATTACATTTACATACCGATGTATTGCAATAGGAGCTTTGGTCTTTAAGATTATCTGAATTACCGCTTGGCGAAACTCCTCCTTGGTTTTCCAGGTGGTTCCCACATCATCGGAGTCTAAGCCAATCTCTATAACGCCCTTAAAGTTATCTCGTTCCCACTTTGCCCTATCTATAAGCGTTGCAACGGAGCTATTTTGGTAGTTCATAATCGAAAAACCATTCAAATAGTTAGCTACATCTGCAAACCAAGCCTTTCGATCCTCATCCGAAGTCCATCCAACCGCAGTCATGCTGTCATACCAAAAAGGAATGTCTGCCATAATCTCATCGCCGCCCATTCCATTATCAGCAAGTACCTTTCGGGCATCGCGGTAGGCTTCTTTTAGTAGGCTCATTATCTCGCGTTTGCGCTCTATGGTTGCTTTTGACCATTCCTCTAGCCCATGTGGCTCAATATCCAGATGTACACCTACTAACCGCTCATCTGGCTTAACCGATTGATTGTACAAAATGTAGTTGTTGGTAATGTAGGCTATCATATCCTTTCGGTATTGCGGGTAAACCCACTTAGGACTTCCAATTAGGTATACCGGCTGGATGCCTGCCGTATGGAGCTTTTTAAGCCACCTTTGCATAGCCTCCTTTTTATCAGGAGTGCTAGGCATACGTAAATATCCCCCATAAACACGGGTAATACTGTTCTTTTTGTAGCTGGCCAATACCACCGCCTCCTTACTGGAGTCTACAACAACATGATTAATACCGTAAGGCTCCGTTTGCGAGCCCCAGTGCCAAACGCTAACCACCTCCTTACCTGTAAAACCTTTGGCAGCAGTCGTTCCTTGTCCAAAAATGCGTTGATGAAAACCTACCGTAAGCAGTAGCAGTACAGCAGCAGAGAGTAAATAAGCCTTCATATTGGTTTATATTTAAAATAAATATCTCTACAATATACGCCGAGTTATATTTAAAAGTCAATAGTAAAAAAGAATAAAATATACGACTATAAAAATTAAAATTACGGCTTACAAGCTTGCTAAACTAATTTTATAATAGCGTCTACAATCTTCAAAAATAAAATTACCATCCTTCAAATATGGGTAACGTGCTCGTAAGCTATTTTCAGAAGCTCGTATTCCTTTTTCAGAATTCCGTAATGCATATTCGTAATTTGGTTAACCCATTTCGTACGCTCGAATTGTAGCTATAAGTAGTATCATTACTATTTTTAGATAAAAAGTAATTGCCATCGTAATGGCAAGGTTACCCAAAGCAAATAGCATTACGTAAAAGAGCTACAATAGAATAGCTATATAGGCATATAATTACCATCAATACCCGTAAAAAAGATGCTTTATAGGTGAAATAAAATAAATGGGAGCAAAACAAGCAGATCAAACCTAAAACGCTATATATGAACAACAAAAGAAATAAACCACAACAAAACCCTCCTGTTTTTATGTTGCATAACATATTTTTATAGCAATATTAGCATCTGGCGCGATAAATACATTTTTTGTAAATTGTAGGAAAATTGGTAGATACGTGGCTACACAAATCCAGCGCTAGCTGCTGCCAATTGGTATAATAATGCCCCATTATGCGGGGAATAATTATTCACTCTAAAACCCTTAAATATGGGAAGAGAACTGGTAAGAAGCTACTCCATGACCGATAGCGAAATGCTGCAACAGTCAAAGACGTTTATAGAGCTAGCAAAGCTAGATATCGACGAGCTAACAGCGGTAGAACCCTCCATAAACCTATCAATACTAAACAGCATGGACGAAGAGACTACTAGCTGCATTAACGATTTTTCGAGCGTGGAGTCTAAGAATAGCATCTCGATTGCCAAAGCAAATGTTGATCGCACAATGACAAAATGCCGCAACGAAATACAGCTCTTCTTCTTCCATTGCAAGCGCACCTTCCCCGATATCCCATCAATAACCATAGAGTTTGGCAAGAGGGAGATGGAAAAGGCCAGGCTAAACCCCGAAAAGATGATTCGGCTTATGAACCTAATTATTACCACCTACGATAAGCCAAGCTACAAGGAAAAGCTGGATAGCAGGCTTACAGCTAATTTTAAGGATAGGCTGGAGGAGCTAAAGCAGGAGCTATTGAATGCTAGCGCTATGCTTGGAGTAGCAAAAGCCAATCGGCCTGTAGAAACTGAAGCTAGAATTATGCGATTTAATGCCGTATGGGATTTTACGCGCAACATAAGCGAAATTGCCAAAATCGCATTCCGTAATAGCTTTGCCAAACAGCAGCAGTACAAGCTCTACGATACGCCAACGCATAAACCATCGCAACCCGACCAATCCGATAACATAAAAACGGGAAATGAGGAACCGTAGGCTAAGCGCAAGGTTCGTCATTTTAAGGCTAGCGCCCAAAAAAGATCAGCGAAATACAGCTAGCAATAAATAGTAAAGTTTTTTACTCGACATGAGGTATCATAATTCATTCCTTTTTTTAAAAAGGAAACTCCCCACCCCCGAAGAGACTTCGGTGATGGGGAGATCTTGTTTTTAGGGCTTATAAATAGTAAAGTTATAGTAATATCGTCGTGTGAAAGAATTTTAAAATGCCAAATATAATAGATAGTTCTTAAAAACCTACTTTAGCTTGTAGCTAACTCCTACACCTAGGAAAACGTTGTACATGCTAAAGGTTATGCTCTTAAAATCTTTTCCAAAAAGAGGAACAAGGCCTGTTGTAAGGTTAACATCTACCCCCAAACGGCTATTTATCATTCGCTTGGTCCCAAATTCGAGCCCCGCATCCCATTTTTGCACATTTTTACTAAAATCGAACTCCCCCTCGGTTACCTGAATCTTATTTGTGTTGTTATCAATCCAAATATAACCGTCGCGAGCGTATCCATTAAACTTCGAGCTGATGTTGTAAGACAGGTAGCCTCCTCCATAAATGCTCCACTTGCTGTTTAGCTCGTACACGGCCTTTACCGGAAGCGACATGTAGCTGTTGTAGGCCTTTGTATCATTTGCGCCCGTAAAGTAACCCGATAACTGAGAGCCATTTTGGTAAAACTCGGTGTAGTAACCCTTCACATCGGCCTTCACATGCATTCCTTTAGCCTCGTAACGCAATCCGGTAAACACCTTAAAGCTGTTAAGACGGTATACCGATATTTCGTAGCTCACCGAAGGGGTGAAAAGAGGGTTAAACCCGGCTACCGTAATATTTTTTGGCATGCTATAGGGGGTGGTTGCTCCAATATTAAGGTTTCCTTTAATAAAGCTCTCATGCTCCCAGGCGTAAGACTTTAAGCCAGACAGTATAAAAGCAAGTAGCACCAGTTTTTTAATCATTCGATACGTTTTGTGATAAAAAAATATGTTTTGAAGCAAAGCTATAATGAAATAGCTCCGCTTCAAAACCTATTAAAAATTGGCAGAGTCTTGCGGTATCGTACCGATACCACAAAAAATCATTATAAGACAGTTAAAAACAAAACACAAATGTCACTATAGATTCGGATACAAATACCTTGCCGTTTTGTGGCAGCTCTGCAGCATTTTCCTCAAAAACGAGCTATAGAAGGAAGGTTTTGGGGAGGACAAAAGGCGCTTCACAAACGACATTCATCCCGTAAAAGATAAACCTGAGCAATCCTTAAACCCCCCAAAAGCCTTCGTACTATCCTAATTTATAGTCGAATCTGCTACAACAACCTAATAAGCGGGTAAAGCATCGGCCTAAAAGGTGTCGCACGGCAGCAATGGCCGTTTTGCCACTATATAGAATTGTTTTAAATATTTTTGGTAGTCACTTTTATGTCGTCAACAAAAAGGGTACTCCCTACAGCTCCCTTAAAGATGTTTCCATCCCAGCTAGACGAGCACACAATGGTAAACATCAAATTCTCACCGGGTACTACGTCCCTCTTATAGTCTAGCACCAGGTCAAATTTGGTGTACACAGGCTGCTTACCACCCTTAAGCACAGCCTTAGCAATAATGCGGGAGTCTGTAAGGACATTGCGGCCATTCAAAGGCTCGGTGCCCGTAAACACAACGGCATAAATGGCGCACGAATCCTTTCCGTTGGGAATCACCGTGAAATTTTCGTCGGTTAGCTTATCGCCAGGGAGATACTTGTAGTATCCGCTCACGCTTAAAGGCTTGCGGGTGATTGGCACGCCGAAGCTGGTGCATTTCAAGGGGTCTGTCATTAAATGCAAGGTGGTAAAAGAGCCTAAGAAAAGAGAACCAGTAGCAATGGGAGTATTCTGGCCAAATACTGGCTTATCCGAAACAAATTCGGTACGAATAATAGCCGCCTTTGCCCCCTGAAAAGCATCTTCGGTTTGGTCTACAGTATTTTTTACGTTGTATCCAAGACCTCTTAATAGCACGTTACCAATGTTGGCAGTACTCCAATCGCTATTTGTAGGGGTGTAGTATATTGAATTATCCGAAGAAGCATCTGCCGGTTT includes:
- a CDS encoding outer membrane beta-barrel protein, with product MIKKLVLLAFILSGLKSYAWEHESFIKGNLNIGATTPYSMPKNITVAGFNPLFTPSVSYEISVYRLNSFKVFTGLRYEAKGMHVKADVKGYYTEFYQNGSQLSGYFTGANDTKAYNSYMSLPVKAVYELNSKWSIYGGGYLSYNISSKFNGYARDGYIWIDNNTNKIQVTEGEFDFSKNVQKWDAGLEFGTKRMINSRLGVDVNLTTGLVPLFGKDFKSITFSMYNVFLGVGVSYKLK
- a CDS encoding PCMD domain-containing protein; the protein is MKLVKKVAAYMLFASVLLVGAASCSKESDNHEAEIEAVQLKEPVSLGNAAISGVKITIYVSKDADATKLSPVFKLSSGATISPKNGSTQDFTNPVKYVVTSEDKAVTREYEVSVRREAMLSNPFDSWEKKPADASSDNSIYYTPTNSDWSTANIGNVLLRGLGYNVKNTVDQTEDAFQGAKAAIIRTEFVSDKPVFGQNTPIATGSLFLGSFTTLHLMTDPLKCTSFGVPITRKPLSVSGYYKYLPGDKLTDENFTVIPNGKDSCAIYAVVFTGTEPLNGRNVLTDSRIIAKAVLKGGKQPVYTKFDLVLDYKRDVVPGENLMFTIVCSSSWDGNIFKGAVGSTLFVDDIKVTTKNI